From Myxococcales bacterium, the proteins below share one genomic window:
- a CDS encoding type II secretion system protein yields MTPLRTSSSARRARPRSRGFTLIELLVSLVAGLIVALAVVSLSKSVANQFYDEVRANAAETSIRLAGQRLRADISRAGLMTTGNIVADPRASRTPAGNAAKGNANLQQLSGIRIVTGGSLVPPTGLGLTGGAPVPGDLTTLSGVQNPPLNPDSFAIYGNLTSGDEYFGSVDPSAPGGCGGKAVRLNLDDPSLLRILRDPAGVFLPAAQAQAALTQVFVPIAGSTFYARVTDTKGYYHYATTCAANPVTWDGVTAYVYLQNANATLTSMETGSQFGGVDGFETISVSPIQGAYWFVGRVLTGGIHSAAARALYENNANAALSAAKFDLYRAWIDASGTILNDSAEVVAEYAVDLKLGFTVDDPTQLDTSVTKMKVLGFGSAIADRNEYANRDLTVAAAAAVRGTIGPHRIRSVRYRLATRTAMADRDTALPPPPGSDFLYRYRVHPANPLFARARVTQGEVALVNQARMGY; encoded by the coding sequence ATGACGCCCCTCCGAACGTCGTCCTCGGCGCGGCGCGCGCGGCCCCGGAGCCGCGGCTTCACGCTCATCGAGCTGCTCGTGTCGCTCGTGGCCGGGCTCATCGTCGCCCTCGCGGTGGTCTCGCTCTCGAAGAGCGTGGCCAACCAATTCTACGACGAGGTCCGCGCCAACGCCGCCGAGACGAGCATCCGCCTCGCGGGCCAGCGCCTCCGCGCCGACATCTCGCGCGCCGGGCTCATGACGACGGGCAACATCGTCGCCGATCCGCGCGCCTCGCGCACGCCCGCGGGCAACGCGGCCAAGGGCAACGCGAACCTCCAGCAGCTCTCGGGCATCCGCATCGTCACCGGGGGCAGCCTCGTCCCGCCGACGGGCCTCGGCCTCACCGGCGGCGCGCCCGTCCCCGGCGATCTCACGACGCTCTCGGGGGTGCAGAACCCTCCGCTCAACCCCGACTCGTTCGCCATCTACGGCAACCTCACGAGCGGCGACGAGTACTTCGGGAGCGTCGACCCGAGCGCGCCCGGCGGGTGCGGCGGCAAGGCCGTTCGCCTGAACCTCGACGACCCGTCCCTCCTCCGCATCTTGCGCGACCCCGCGGGCGTCTTCTTGCCGGCCGCGCAGGCTCAGGCGGCGCTCACGCAGGTGTTCGTGCCCATCGCCGGGTCGACGTTCTACGCCCGAGTGACCGACACGAAGGGCTACTACCACTACGCGACCACCTGCGCCGCGAACCCGGTCACGTGGGACGGCGTCACCGCGTACGTGTACCTCCAGAACGCCAACGCCACGCTCACCTCCATGGAGACGGGCTCGCAGTTCGGTGGGGTCGACGGCTTCGAGACGATCAGCGTGTCGCCCATCCAGGGCGCCTACTGGTTCGTGGGGCGAGTTCTCACGGGTGGCATCCACTCGGCGGCGGCGCGCGCCCTCTACGAGAACAACGCGAACGCCGCCCTCTCGGCCGCGAAGTTCGACCTTTATCGCGCGTGGATCGACGCCAGCGGCACGATCCTCAACGACAGCGCGGAGGTCGTCGCCGAGTACGCCGTCGACCTGAAGCTCGGCTTCACGGTGGACGATCCGACGCAGCTCGACACGTCGGTCACCAAGATGAAAGTCCTCGGGTTCGGCTCGGCCATCGCCGACCGCAACGAGTACGCGAACCGCGACCTGACCGTGGCCGCCGCGGCCGCCGTTCGGGGAACCATCGGCCCGCACCGCATCCGCTCGGTGCGCTACCGCCTCGCGACCCGCACGGCCATGGCGGACCGTGACACCGCCCTGCCGCCTCCTCCCGGGAGCGACTTTCTCTACCGATACCGCGTGCACCCCGCGAACCCGCTCTTCGCCCGCGCCCGTGTCACGCAGGGCGAGGTCGCGCTCGTGAACCAGGCAAGGATGGGATACTAA
- a CDS encoding TraR/DksA C4-type zinc finger protein, whose protein sequence is MNKQQLKKFKTLLEEKRDEIVKKAKQTLEEDMSLDSNDLPDEMDLASSEYLQSFTFRLRGREKVFLDKIEKALRKVEEGSFGTCESCEEEIGVKRLEARPETTLCIRCKEDQERQEKDYS, encoded by the coding sequence ATGAACAAGCAACAGCTCAAGAAGTTCAAGACCCTGCTCGAGGAAAAGCGCGACGAGATCGTGAAGAAGGCGAAGCAGACCCTCGAGGAGGACATGTCGCTCGACTCGAACGACCTCCCCGACGAGATGGACCTCGCCTCGAGCGAGTACCTCCAGAGCTTCACGTTCCGCCTCCGTGGCCGCGAGAAGGTCTTCCTCGACAAAATCGAGAAGGCCCTCCGCAAGGTCGAAGAAGGCTCCTTCGGCACGTGCGAGTCGTGCGAAGAAGAGATCGGCGTGAAGCGCCTCGAGGCGCGCCCCGAGACGACGCTCTGCATCCGCTGCAAAGAAGACCAGGAGCGCCAGGAGAAAGACTACTCCTGA
- a CDS encoding prepilin-type N-terminal cleavage/methylation domain-containing protein, with the protein MQPLFPNRRRSRRSERGLTLIELMVVVVIIAILAVIALPGLLGNTKDLAVYQAAQRVAELVQGGRSRALATGSAHAIVFSTNGAGTLGTLPGKFAVQQGVREIPAVAPAGPTRVPVSSCRTAGAFAMNVAATTPTSTVVAPMVSPVNETLVFANDERLIDYNIRVTTITGVEAGTAGVGGEMWVCYTPTGRAYIASSAGGLPASQPLLSPVMINIQRFDGATPAGLVRSVVITPGSAPRIFSR; encoded by the coding sequence GTGCAACCGCTCTTCCCGAACCGCCGCCGTTCTCGCCGCTCCGAGCGAGGCCTCACGCTCATCGAGCTGATGGTCGTGGTGGTGATCATCGCCATCTTGGCCGTCATCGCGCTGCCGGGCCTGCTCGGCAACACGAAGGACCTCGCCGTCTACCAGGCCGCGCAACGCGTGGCGGAGCTCGTTCAGGGCGGGCGATCACGAGCCCTCGCCACCGGGTCGGCGCACGCGATCGTGTTCTCGACGAACGGCGCGGGCACGTTGGGCACGCTGCCGGGCAAGTTCGCGGTCCAGCAGGGCGTGCGCGAGATCCCCGCGGTGGCTCCGGCAGGTCCCACGCGCGTGCCGGTGAGCTCGTGCCGCACGGCGGGGGCGTTCGCCATGAACGTGGCCGCGACCACGCCGACCAGCACCGTGGTGGCGCCCATGGTGAGCCCCGTGAACGAGACCCTCGTGTTCGCGAACGACGAGCGCCTCATCGACTACAACATCCGCGTCACCACCATCACCGGCGTCGAGGCCGGCACGGCGGGCGTCGGCGGCGAGATGTGGGTCTGCTACACGCCCACGGGCCGCGCGTACATCGCGAGCAGCGCGGGCGGGCTCCCGGCCTCCCAGCCTTTGCTCTCGCCGGTCATGATCAACATCCAGCGCTTCGACGGAGCGACCCCGGCGGGCCTCGTTCGTAGCGTCGTCATCACCCCTGGCAGCGCTCCGCGCATCTTCTCCCGATGA
- a CDS encoding prepilin-type N-terminal cleavage/methylation domain-containing protein encodes MSHRSRSRGYTAIEVLVALTLFAVGTAGVLSLQRASIVGSSDARRNDVATAVGAEWIERLRQDSLAWTLPSSQNSAVSNHATATKLLGVVVDGPAGTSDAGADTPWVTAALPGDATTLLDRGSPAYDLVGRPLQMGEVATEGSFCVQYRLQWVVSQNLGAVNFQAGLMRAEVRVLYMASGGRIGCTAGTGDPTVPAGFPNGFRSIHFTTMLRSNPT; translated from the coding sequence ATGTCTCACCGTTCGAGGTCGCGCGGCTACACCGCCATCGAGGTGCTCGTCGCGCTCACCCTGTTCGCCGTCGGCACGGCGGGCGTGCTGAGCCTCCAGCGTGCGTCGATCGTCGGCTCGTCCGACGCGCGTCGCAACGACGTGGCCACGGCCGTGGGCGCCGAGTGGATCGAGCGCCTCCGCCAGGACTCGCTCGCGTGGACGCTCCCGAGCTCCCAGAACTCGGCGGTCTCGAACCACGCCACCGCCACGAAGCTCCTCGGCGTCGTCGTCGATGGGCCTGCGGGCACGTCCGACGCGGGCGCCGACACCCCGTGGGTGACCGCCGCGCTCCCGGGTGATGCCACGACGCTCCTCGACCGCGGCTCGCCCGCGTACGACCTCGTGGGGCGCCCCCTGCAGATGGGAGAGGTCGCGACCGAAGGCTCGTTCTGCGTGCAGTACCGCCTCCAGTGGGTCGTCTCGCAGAACCTCGGCGCGGTCAACTTCCAGGCCGGCTTGATGCGCGCCGAAGTGCGTGTGCTCTACATGGCCTCGGGCGGCCGCATCGGCTGCACCGCCGGCACCGGCGACCCGACGGTCCCTGCCGGTTTCCCCAATGGTTTCCGTTCGATCCACTTTACGACCATGCTGAGGTCGAACCCCACATGA